One window of the Longimicrobium sp. genome contains the following:
- a CDS encoding DUF2442 domain-containing protein gives MKDVHLGEHTLSVDLVDGRTITVPLAWYPRLLNATPEQRSNWRIAGAGFGIHWPDVDEDLSTEGLLSGARAPGAPRTIS, from the coding sequence GTGAAGGACGTGCACCTCGGCGAGCATACACTCAGCGTGGACCTGGTCGACGGGCGGACGATCACGGTGCCGCTGGCGTGGTATCCGCGGCTGCTGAACGCCACGCCGGAGCAGCGGTCCAACTGGCGCATCGCCGGCGCGGGCTTCGGGATCCACTGGCCCGACGTGGACGAGGACCTGAGCACCGAGGGGCTGCTGAGCGGCGCGCGGGCGCCGGGAGCACCGCGCACGATCTCCTGA
- a CDS encoding DUF4160 domain-containing protein, whose protein sequence is MSPTVHRDGPYRFYFFSSDRNEPAHVHVDRDECSAKFWLNPVSLVYNLGYSEFEARLIQRIVEENRVRFVAAWNRHFRT, encoded by the coding sequence ATGAGCCCTACCGTGCATCGCGACGGGCCGTACCGGTTTTATTTCTTCAGTTCCGATCGAAACGAGCCCGCGCACGTGCATGTGGACCGCGACGAGTGTTCGGCCAAGTTTTGGTTGAACCCTGTATCGCTTGTCTATAACTTGGGATACAGCGAGTTCGAAGCGCGGCTGATACAGCGCATCGTGGAGGAGAACCGTGTCAGATTCGTTGCTGCCTGGAACCGGCACTTCCGCACCTGA
- a CDS encoding M28 family peptidase: MKRTLPFAAAAACALAALPARGQQPAPAAPPASPAWTSSDPVLQRIWDEGMNGSRAQNIGQTLMDSVGPRLTGSPNIQAAYDWAVRQYRAWGITARAEQWGTWRGWERGYTHVDLVAPRVRTLEGTMLAWSPGTDGPATGSVVILPDVADSTAFRAWLPSARGRFVLVSAPQPTCRPDENFAKWALPESFERMKAERTAAAQAWSARVQKTGFDGRTLPRALEDAGALGVVTNLWSQGWGVDKIFNARTLRAPTIDLSCEDYGLVYRLAANNQGPQLRVDAQARFPGDLPASNVIAEMRGARKPGEYVMLSAHFDSWDGGSGATDNGTGTVVMMEAMRILKAVYPRPSRTILAGHWAGEEQGLNGSRAYVEDHPEVVSGLQALFNQDNGTGRVRNFSYQGFTGVGPFFRRWFAMLPPVLADSLTIGDPGLPSSGGTDNASFVCAGAPAFGLGSLSWDYGTYTWHTNRDTYDKVSWDDVRMNATLTAMLAYLASEEPQRLPRDRRTEFPVDQRTGQRGSWPACQAPARNTAQSTR, translated from the coding sequence ATGAAGCGGACTCTTCCGTTCGCCGCGGCGGCCGCGTGCGCGCTGGCCGCCCTTCCCGCGCGCGGGCAGCAGCCCGCGCCCGCCGCGCCGCCCGCCTCGCCCGCGTGGACCAGCAGCGACCCCGTCCTGCAGCGCATCTGGGACGAGGGGATGAACGGCTCGCGCGCGCAGAACATCGGCCAGACGCTGATGGACTCCGTCGGCCCGCGCCTCACCGGCTCGCCCAACATCCAGGCCGCGTACGACTGGGCCGTGCGCCAGTACCGCGCGTGGGGGATCACCGCGCGCGCCGAGCAATGGGGTACCTGGCGCGGCTGGGAGCGCGGCTACACCCACGTGGACCTCGTCGCCCCGCGGGTGCGCACGCTCGAGGGGACGATGCTGGCCTGGAGCCCGGGGACGGACGGTCCCGCCACCGGCTCCGTCGTCATCCTCCCCGACGTGGCCGACTCCACCGCGTTCCGCGCCTGGCTGCCGAGCGCGCGCGGCCGCTTCGTGCTCGTCTCCGCGCCGCAGCCCACCTGCCGGCCGGACGAGAACTTTGCGAAGTGGGCTCTCCCGGAAAGCTTCGAGCGGATGAAGGCCGAGCGTACCGCGGCCGCGCAGGCGTGGTCGGCGCGGGTGCAGAAGACCGGCTTCGACGGACGCACCCTGCCGCGCGCGCTGGAAGACGCGGGCGCGCTGGGCGTCGTCACCAACCTGTGGTCGCAGGGGTGGGGCGTCGACAAGATCTTCAACGCGCGCACGCTGCGCGCGCCGACGATCGACCTGAGCTGCGAGGACTACGGGCTGGTCTACCGCCTGGCGGCCAACAACCAGGGCCCGCAGCTCCGCGTCGACGCGCAGGCCCGGTTCCCGGGCGACCTCCCCGCGTCCAACGTGATCGCGGAGATGCGCGGCGCGCGGAAGCCGGGCGAGTACGTGATGCTGTCGGCGCACTTCGACTCGTGGGACGGCGGCTCGGGCGCCACCGACAACGGCACCGGCACGGTGGTGATGATGGAGGCCATGCGCATCCTCAAGGCGGTCTATCCCCGCCCGTCGCGAACCATCCTGGCCGGCCACTGGGCGGGCGAGGAGCAGGGGCTGAACGGCTCGCGCGCCTACGTCGAGGACCACCCCGAGGTGGTGAGCGGGCTGCAGGCGCTCTTCAACCAGGACAACGGCACCGGGCGCGTGCGCAACTTCTCGTACCAGGGCTTCACCGGCGTCGGCCCGTTCTTCCGCCGCTGGTTCGCCATGCTCCCGCCGGTGCTGGCCGACAGCCTGACGATCGGCGATCCCGGCCTGCCCTCGAGCGGGGGGACGGACAACGCGTCGTTCGTGTGCGCGGGCGCGCCGGCGTTCGGGCTGGGCTCGCTGTCGTGGGACTACGGCACCTACACCTGGCACACCAACCGCGATACGTACGACAAGGTCTCGTGGGACGACGTGCGGATGAACGCCACGCTCACGGCCATGCTGGCGTACCTGGCCAGCGAGGAGCCGCAGCGCCTCCCGCGCGACCGGCGCACGGAGTTCCCGGTGGACCAGCGCACCGGCCAGCGCGGCTCGTGGCCGGCCTGTCAGGCACCCGCGCGCAACACGGCGCAGAGCACGAGATAG
- a CDS encoding metallophosphoesterase: protein MGRTRRTLLSALLAVAAGACNRGARGIDATAAEDSARENPAEVYGVAAARNVVVTPVEIEVPDLPPGWSGVRIAALSDFQLGLWADNEKVALAATQAAARTGADLFVLLGDYVARGEDYAAIDRVLAPLKGRTVMAVLGTADETEEPQGNPDSARIKTVEALERSGVRVLRDAYAPFPHGGDTAFVAGLQPFLARRADWKKIEVYDGIPDGPRTMLALAHMPVTALSAPNGKFPVILSGHTFCGDVEVPGTPRLAWFNTQVLPGTANPAKTRIWRVRGSTLFATCGLGYSYVPVRFGHAPEVALITLRAVGPAPGATADTAKAREANVDSLIQVFQQRDTSAKAGEDSAKGAP from the coding sequence CGCGCGAGAACCCGGCGGAGGTGTACGGGGTGGCCGCCGCGCGCAACGTGGTGGTGACGCCGGTGGAGATCGAGGTGCCGGACCTGCCCCCCGGCTGGAGCGGGGTCAGGATCGCCGCGCTGAGCGACTTCCAGCTGGGGCTCTGGGCCGACAACGAGAAGGTGGCGCTGGCGGCCACGCAGGCGGCCGCGCGCACCGGCGCCGACCTGTTCGTGCTGCTGGGCGACTACGTGGCCCGCGGCGAGGACTACGCGGCCATCGACCGCGTGCTGGCGCCGCTGAAGGGGCGCACGGTGATGGCGGTGCTGGGGACGGCGGACGAGACCGAGGAGCCGCAGGGGAACCCCGACAGCGCGCGCATCAAGACGGTGGAGGCGCTGGAGCGCAGCGGCGTGCGCGTGCTGCGCGACGCCTATGCGCCCTTCCCGCACGGCGGCGACACCGCGTTCGTGGCGGGGCTGCAGCCGTTCCTGGCGCGGCGGGCGGACTGGAAGAAGATCGAGGTGTACGACGGGATCCCCGACGGGCCGCGGACGATGCTGGCGCTGGCGCACATGCCGGTGACGGCGCTGAGCGCGCCGAACGGCAAGTTCCCGGTGATCCTGTCCGGCCACACCTTCTGCGGCGACGTGGAGGTGCCGGGAACGCCGCGGCTGGCGTGGTTCAACACCCAGGTGCTGCCGGGGACGGCGAACCCCGCGAAGACGCGGATCTGGCGGGTGCGCGGGAGCACGCTCTTCGCCACCTGCGGGCTGGGGTACAGCTACGTGCCGGTGCGCTTCGGGCACGCGCCCGAGGTGGCGCTGATCACGCTGCGCGCGGTGGGCCCCGCCCCCGGCGCCACCGCCGACACCGCGAAGGCGCGCGAGGCGAACGTCGACTCGCTCATCCAGGTTTTCCAGCAGCGCGACACCAGCGCCAAGGCGGGGGAGGACAGCGCGAAGGGAGCACCGTGA